Proteins from a genomic interval of Lysobacter stagni:
- the dut gene encoding dUTP diphosphatase: MNHTLELKILDARFGGEWPLPTYATQASAGLDLRAALDEALTLQPGDTALVPSGLSIHLGDPTMCAVILPRSGLGHKHGIVLGNGTGLIDADYQGPLLISVWNRGREAFTMQPGDRIAQLVILPIVRATLQVVEEFETSARGAGGFGHTGVR, from the coding sequence ACGCTCGAACTGAAGATCCTCGACGCCCGCTTCGGCGGCGAATGGCCGCTGCCCACGTATGCCACGCAGGCCAGCGCAGGCCTGGACCTGCGCGCCGCGCTGGACGAGGCGCTGACGCTGCAACCGGGCGATACCGCGCTGGTGCCGTCGGGACTGTCGATCCATCTGGGCGATCCCACGATGTGCGCGGTGATCCTGCCGCGTTCCGGCCTGGGACATAAGCACGGCATCGTGCTGGGCAACGGCACCGGCCTGATCGATGCCGATTACCAGGGCCCCCTGCTCATCAGCGTCTGGAACCGCGGTCGCGAGGCTTTTACGATGCAGCCAGGGGATCGCATCGCCCAGCTCGTCATCCTGCCGATCGTGCGGGCGACGCTGCAGGTGGTCGAAGAATTCGAAACCAGTGCGCGCGGGGCCGGCGGGTTCGGCCACACCGGCGTGCGCTGA